In Streptomyces sp. NBC_01381, a genomic segment contains:
- a CDS encoding bifunctional helix-turn-helix transcriptional regulator/GNAT family N-acetyltransferase translates to MAHASDTPIHEIRAFNRFYTNLIGALDYSRQLYVPYTLTEARVLYELAHASHLDAADLRSELSLDAGYLSRLLGKLEKDGIVERAPSARDPRRQRITLTARGRETAGLLDERSTEAIGSLLSGVPAAERPRLATAMRTVREILSKGEGEGEGGAAVSRPLLREPAPGDLGWIVQRNAALYAAEFGWNTDYEGLVARIVADFAEDHDPHLERVWIAELDGRPVGSVMCVRDEAPGTARLRLLLVEPDARGRGIGDQLVDACVEFARGVGYREMTLWTNDVLRAARAIYQRHGFVLAEEKPHRSFGADLMGQDWHLHLGSAS, encoded by the coding sequence ATGGCCCACGCCTCCGATACGCCCATCCATGAGATCCGCGCCTTCAACCGCTTCTACACGAATCTGATCGGCGCTCTCGACTACAGCCGTCAGCTCTACGTCCCGTACACCCTCACCGAGGCCCGCGTCCTCTACGAGCTGGCCCACGCCTCCCATCTCGACGCGGCCGACCTGCGTTCCGAACTCTCCCTCGACGCCGGGTACTTGAGCCGTCTGCTCGGCAAGCTGGAGAAGGACGGGATCGTCGAGCGCGCGCCCTCCGCGCGTGATCCGCGGCGGCAGCGCATCACGCTCACCGCGCGGGGGCGGGAGACCGCAGGGCTCCTCGACGAGCGGTCCACGGAAGCCATCGGCTCGCTGCTCTCGGGTGTCCCGGCCGCCGAGCGGCCCCGCCTCGCCACCGCGATGCGCACCGTGCGGGAGATCCTGAGCAAGGGCGAGGGCGAGGGCGAGGGCGGGGCCGCGGTCTCGCGCCCGCTGCTCCGTGAGCCCGCTCCCGGTGACCTCGGATGGATCGTGCAGCGCAACGCCGCTCTGTACGCCGCCGAGTTCGGCTGGAACACCGACTACGAAGGCCTGGTCGCGCGGATCGTCGCCGACTTCGCGGAGGATCACGATCCGCACCTGGAGCGGGTATGGATCGCCGAGCTCGACGGGCGGCCCGTGGGCAGTGTGATGTGCGTACGCGACGAGGCGCCGGGGACCGCGCGGCTGCGGCTGCTGCTCGTCGAACCGGACGCGCGGGGGCGCGGCATCGGTGATCAACTGGTCGACGCCTGCGTCGAGTTCGCCCGCGGGGTCGGCTATCGCGAGATGACCCTGTGGACCAATGACGTCCTGCGCGCCGCCCGCGCCATCTACCAGCGGCACGGCTTCGTCCTTGCCGAGGAGAAGCCCCACCGCTCGTTCGGTGCCGATCTCATGGGGCAGGACTGGCACCTGCATCTAGGGTCGGCGTCATGA
- a CDS encoding Uma2 family endonuclease, with protein MRNSRGRFEWHSLEAVIEVVSQSSRDNGFAKKVRLYAECGIPLYVIIDTEDSVCTVHRRPTRIGSYGVVRIRMR; from the coding sequence ATCCGAAACAGCCGAGGCCGCTTCGAGTGGCACAGTCTGGAGGCGGTCATCGAGGTCGTCTCGCAGAGCAGCCGGGACAACGGCTTCGCCAAGAAGGTCCGCCTCTATGCGGAATGCGGCATCCCCCTCTACGTGATCATCGACACCGAGGACAGCGTCTGCACCGTCCACCGCCGCCCGACCAGGATCGGGAGCTACGGCGTGGTCCGCATCCGTATGCGGTGA
- a CDS encoding cyclopropane-fatty-acyl-phospholipid synthase family protein, with product MPYHGGSRGEDMARDYYETSDVDAFYAYVWGGEDIHTGIYTQAGEAVADASRRTVERVADKVADLLTPEAAVLDMGSGYGGPARHLAAGFGCQITALNISETQNRRHRAVNTERGLDRLIEVVTETFQDIPYEDGRFDVVWSQEAFCHSPDRTRTLAEAVRVLKPGGALVFTDLMADEGTSARTLRPAVARLGVDELATPDFYRRSLCGLGMSQVDFDDLSEQMGNHYERLIEETHKREQELRTVISPDYVETLLNSLSLWVDAAHRGQLRWGIFHCRRL from the coding sequence ATGCCGTACCACGGCGGTTCGCGAGGCGAGGACATGGCCCGCGACTACTACGAGACCAGCGACGTCGACGCGTTCTACGCCTATGTCTGGGGCGGCGAAGACATCCACACCGGCATCTACACGCAGGCGGGCGAGGCGGTCGCGGACGCCTCTCGCCGCACGGTGGAGCGGGTGGCCGACAAGGTGGCCGACCTCCTCACGCCCGAGGCCGCCGTGCTGGACATGGGGTCCGGTTACGGCGGTCCCGCCCGCCACCTGGCCGCCGGCTTCGGCTGCCAGATCACCGCCCTGAACATCAGCGAGACGCAGAACCGACGCCACCGCGCCGTCAACACCGAGCGTGGGCTTGACCGCCTCATCGAGGTGGTCACGGAAACGTTCCAGGACATCCCCTATGAGGACGGCCGCTTCGATGTCGTCTGGTCCCAGGAAGCCTTCTGTCACAGCCCGGACCGCACACGCACCCTGGCTGAGGCCGTGCGTGTCCTCAAGCCGGGAGGAGCCCTGGTCTTCACCGACCTGATGGCCGACGAGGGCACCTCGGCCCGGACGCTGCGCCCCGCCGTGGCCCGACTGGGGGTTGATGAGTTGGCCACGCCGGACTTCTACCGGCGATCGCTCTGCGGGCTCGGCATGTCGCAGGTCGACTTCGACGATCTCAGCGAGCAGATGGGCAACCACTATGAGCGCCTCATCGAGGAGACCCACAAACGCGAACAGGAATTGCGCACCGTCATCAGCCCCGACTACGTCGAGACACTGCTGAACAGCCTGTCCTTGTGGGTGGACGCGGCGCACCGAGGGCAGCTGCGCTGGGGCATCTTCCACTGCCGCCGCCTCTGA
- a CDS encoding LysR family transcriptional regulator yields MLDLARLRALHAVSVHGTVGAAATALGYTPSAVSQQIAKLERETRTTLLERRGRGVALTEEARHLAATAQELMAIVERAETELEERRGLPAGRLTIAAFASAARGLLPGVLADLALRHPALDARMSEIDPHLSIDLVAKGAVDLAIVHDWDIAPLPTPPGVEQAVIGDDLCDLVVPAGHRLAGRASVRREELKDERWITQPPGLVCHEWLIRTLRDAGCEPDIAHMAEENPTLVALVAAGLGVALIPRLGRGPVPEGAVTVRLDPVPVRRLYALWRAGASRRPAIAETVRTLQAHWPEAAPEAAH; encoded by the coding sequence GTGCTCGATCTCGCCCGGCTGCGCGCCCTGCACGCCGTCTCGGTGCACGGCACCGTCGGCGCCGCGGCCACCGCGCTCGGCTACACCCCGTCCGCCGTCTCCCAGCAGATCGCCAAACTGGAGCGGGAGACCCGCACCACCCTCCTCGAACGGCGGGGCAGGGGCGTCGCGCTCACCGAGGAGGCACGCCATCTCGCCGCCACCGCCCAGGAGTTGATGGCGATCGTGGAGCGCGCGGAGACCGAGCTGGAGGAGCGGCGCGGGCTGCCAGCGGGGCGGCTCACCATCGCCGCGTTCGCATCGGCGGCGCGCGGCCTGCTGCCCGGGGTGCTCGCGGATCTCGCCCTGCGGCATCCCGCGCTCGACGCCCGGATGTCGGAGATCGACCCGCATCTCTCCATCGACCTGGTGGCCAAGGGCGCGGTGGACCTGGCCATCGTGCACGACTGGGACATCGCGCCGCTGCCGACGCCTCCCGGCGTCGAACAGGCCGTCATCGGCGACGACCTCTGCGACCTCGTCGTGCCCGCCGGGCACCGGCTCGCGGGGCGCGCATCCGTGCGCCGCGAGGAGCTGAAGGACGAGCGGTGGATCACCCAGCCGCCGGGCCTGGTCTGCCACGAGTGGCTCATCCGCACCCTGCGCGACGCGGGCTGCGAGCCGGACATCGCACACATGGCGGAGGAGAACCCCACCCTGGTGGCGCTGGTCGCCGCGGGGCTCGGCGTCGCGCTGATCCCCCGCCTGGGCCGCGGCCCGGTCCCCGAAGGGGCGGTCACCGTGCGGCTCGATCCGGTGCCGGTGCGGCGGCTTTACGCCCTGTGGCGGGCCGGGGCATCCCGGCGCCCCGCGATCGCCGAGACGGTCAGGACGCTGCAGGCGCACTGGCCCGAAGCAGCCCCCGAAGCGGCTCACTGA
- a CDS encoding EamA family transporter, whose translation MRPVHVCLAVLVAAVWGVNFVVIEVGLDHFPPLLFSALRFLVAALPAVFFVGPPKVAWWILAVGLVLGVAKFGLLFIGMDAGMPAGMSSLVLQIQAVFTAVFAFAVLGERPGGIRLLGMIVALTGIGVAAVDEGGSGTLTAFALLIAAAACWGASNVLTRKASPPDALNFMVWVSTVPVLPLLGLSLLFEGPSRDLEALGSLDWQGAGIIVYVAWITTVFGFGAWGYLLRRHPASTVAPFSLLVPVFGMSAAALVLGESVSGLGWCAAALLVCGVGLTSFAGVRPRGSGAGTGTPAQDRAVRAAEPLPRTTASRTPSTATRPGAPR comes from the coding sequence ATGCGACCCGTACATGTCTGCCTGGCCGTTCTCGTCGCCGCCGTATGGGGCGTCAATTTCGTCGTCATCGAGGTGGGGCTCGACCACTTCCCGCCGCTGCTCTTCTCCGCCCTGCGCTTCCTGGTGGCCGCGCTGCCAGCGGTCTTCTTCGTGGGGCCGCCCAAGGTCGCCTGGTGGATTCTGGCCGTCGGACTCGTCCTCGGGGTCGCCAAGTTCGGTCTGCTCTTCATCGGCATGGACGCGGGGATGCCGGCCGGCATGTCGTCCCTCGTGCTGCAGATCCAGGCGGTGTTCACGGCCGTCTTCGCCTTCGCGGTGCTCGGCGAACGGCCGGGCGGCATACGCCTGTTGGGGATGATCGTCGCCCTGACGGGCATCGGAGTCGCGGCCGTCGACGAGGGCGGCTCCGGCACGCTCACGGCCTTCGCGCTGCTCATCGCGGCGGCGGCCTGCTGGGGCGCCTCCAACGTCCTGACCCGCAAGGCGTCCCCGCCCGACGCCCTCAACTTCATGGTGTGGGTGAGCACGGTCCCGGTGCTGCCGCTGCTCGGCCTCTCCCTCCTCTTCGAGGGCCCTTCGCGGGACCTCGAAGCCCTCGGCTCCCTCGACTGGCAGGGCGCCGGGATCATCGTCTACGTCGCCTGGATCACCACGGTCTTCGGCTTCGGCGCCTGGGGCTACCTGCTGCGCCGCCACCCGGCCTCCACCGTGGCGCCCTTCTCCCTCCTGGTCCCGGTGTTCGGCATGTCGGCGGCCGCGCTGGTACTCGGCGAGTCGGTGAGCGGACTCGGGTGGTGCGCGGCGGCGCTGCTCGTGTGCGGGGTCGGCCTGACGTCCTTCGCCGGCGTCAGGCCGCGCGGTTCAGGAGCCGGGACAGGAACTCCCGCCCAGGACCGAGCAGTTCGGGCAGCGGAGCCGCTGCCTCGTACCACCGCTTCTCGTACTCCCAGCACAGCCACCCGTCCCGGTGCTCCCCGCTGA